A window of Corallococcus macrosporus DSM 14697 contains these coding sequences:
- a CDS encoding MBL fold metallo-hydrolase: MYFQAIKTPGLAHVAYVLGSEGEALVVDPGRDVGVYLDVLQRQRLRLRYVLQTHRQEDFVQGTAELARLSGAQVVAGRHPINAHAGMQVGERERLHLGGLTLVAFHTPGHTPESTSWAVYLEPHHTRAWGVFTGDALFAGETGRTDLQDPERTYENAGLLYDALHQKVLPLGDQALVLPAHGPGSVCGGDIADREPTTLGLERQSNPVFLLSRSDFIQRKVRERLPRPGYFTRMEEVNLHGGHPLLAESRAITFLGPGGFQRAIQSGQLLDAREPEAFAGGHVPGALNVWMNGLSVFGAQVARPPTPLFLILPEHADPWAAVLALARVGLDEVHGVLAGGFGAWRDAGLPVEHSGTLTPEALFARAGHFQTLDVRGRAEFEQGHIPQTRHVYVGDLEARLPQLGLREDLPLAVTCSVGHRAGLAVSILLRHGFQQVSNVLGGTKAWTRLELPVRRGPPRPDEAVATQPQEPSPPP; the protein is encoded by the coding sequence ATGTACTTCCAGGCCATCAAGACGCCGGGGCTCGCCCACGTCGCCTACGTCCTCGGCAGCGAGGGGGAGGCGCTCGTGGTGGACCCGGGGCGTGATGTCGGCGTGTACCTCGACGTGCTCCAGCGCCAGCGGCTGCGCCTGCGCTACGTCCTGCAGACGCACCGCCAGGAGGACTTCGTCCAGGGCACGGCGGAGCTGGCCCGCCTCTCTGGCGCCCAGGTGGTGGCGGGCAGGCACCCCATCAACGCCCATGCCGGCATGCAGGTGGGCGAGCGCGAGCGGCTGCACCTCGGCGGGCTGACGCTGGTGGCCTTCCACACGCCGGGCCACACGCCGGAGAGCACGAGCTGGGCCGTCTACCTCGAGCCCCACCACACCCGGGCCTGGGGCGTGTTCACCGGCGACGCGCTCTTCGCCGGGGAGACGGGGCGCACGGACCTGCAGGACCCGGAGCGGACGTACGAGAACGCCGGGCTCCTCTACGACGCCCTCCACCAGAAGGTGCTGCCGCTGGGGGACCAGGCGCTCGTCCTCCCCGCGCATGGGCCGGGCTCGGTGTGCGGCGGTGACATCGCGGACCGCGAGCCGACCACGCTGGGCCTCGAGCGCCAGAGCAACCCCGTCTTCCTCCTCTCCCGGAGCGACTTCATCCAGCGCAAGGTGCGCGAGCGGCTCCCCCGGCCGGGGTACTTCACTCGCATGGAGGAGGTGAACCTGCACGGCGGCCACCCGCTCCTGGCCGAGTCACGCGCCATCACCTTCCTGGGGCCGGGCGGCTTCCAGCGGGCCATCCAGAGCGGGCAACTCCTGGACGCCCGTGAGCCCGAGGCCTTCGCGGGGGGACATGTCCCCGGCGCGCTGAACGTCTGGATGAACGGGCTGTCCGTGTTCGGCGCCCAGGTGGCGCGGCCCCCCACGCCGCTCTTCCTCATCCTGCCCGAGCACGCGGACCCCTGGGCGGCGGTGCTGGCGCTGGCCCGCGTCGGCCTCGACGAGGTGCATGGCGTGCTCGCCGGAGGCTTCGGCGCGTGGCGCGACGCGGGGCTGCCCGTCGAGCACAGCGGCACCCTGACCCCCGAGGCGCTCTTCGCCCGGGCCGGACACTTCCAGACGCTGGACGTGCGCGGACGCGCCGAGTTCGAGCAGGGCCACATCCCTCAGACGCGCCACGTGTACGTGGGCGACCTGGAGGCGCGGCTGCCCCAGCTCGGGCTGCGCGAGGACCTGCCGCTGGCGGTGACGTGCAGCGTGGGCCACCGCGCCGGGCTCGCGGTGAGCATCCTCCTGCGCCATGGCTTCCAGCAGGTCTCGAACGTGCTGGGAGGCACGAAGGCGTGGACGCGGCTGGAGCTGCCCGTCCGGCGGGGCCCGCCGCGCCCGGATGAGGCCGTGGCGACGCAGCCTCAGGAGCCTTCGCCGCCGCCTTGA
- the mgtA gene encoding magnesium-translocating P-type ATPase translates to MTLRRDWRKWGFGLALLAAVILIATRWTEQREFALLLRRSAPAWLLLAALLQAATYLSQSAVWRSVLARTPFRVPLGALYAMSVAKLFIDQALPSAGVSGAALIVNGLGRRGVARGPVMACVVVETMTNYTALILALLVALGMAGWVGEARTLVWLGTAALVMLSGALIALLLRLSRGGAPVQPPRLVARIPGMKTLLQALAEAPASLTHDPRVLTEATGFNFIIHLLDAATLWALLRSLGVDAPPTGVFSAFMLSTLARTLGVIPGGLGTFEAASIGLLNLMGVPLEAALSGTLLFRGYSFYVPLLPGLLLSRGELREQRAAARPPPIEHPWALPAPALREALRTTPQGLSTDEAARRLEQYGTNALEERRPPSHLRVVWLQLRTPLVLLLVFAAVISAFTGSWSDASIILAIVLGSVLLGSSREYKAQVTIARLRERVATTVEVLRDGRTVSVPLADVVPGDVVLLSAGSVVPADARVLEATDLFVSQAMLTGESFPVEKRPGEAAPGAALAGRDNCVFRGTHVRNGTARALVVATGRDTAFGGIARRLTLRAPETEFDRGLRQFGHVLLTTMVVMVLAVVTVNVLLDRPPVETLLFALALAVGLSPELLPAILNVNLSTGSQAMAARGVLVRRLSAIENLGGMDVLCTDKTGTLTEGVVSLHGAHDAAGQPSEDVLALAALNAAFQTGLSNPLDEAILRARRPPPDAAGKLGEIPYDFVRKRLSVIVRRKGEVQLITKGAFTQVVQVCTHVADGAPLDARWKEDLQRRADAWGEQGVRILALATRAIEARERYAREDEHALTFRGFLAFIDRPKEGAREALLELSRLGVGTRLITGDNRRVAEHVARQVGLGTARVLTGAQLHQLTDEALWHQAELTELFVEVDPTQKERIILALKKQGHVVGFLGDGVNDAPAMHAADASICVDHAAVVVGEAADFVLLQRHLDVVRRGIEEGRRTFANTLKYILTTTSANLGNMMSMAAASLFLPFLPLLPGQILLNNFLSDIPAVGLAGDSVDPELVDRPRRWDMRLIGRFMVAFGLLSSCFDLLTFGVLLGLFQAGPALFRTGWFIESLLTELLIALVVRTRRPFLRSRPGTLLLVSTAAVTVFTFLVPWLPFAGALGFVRPPVTLLVAVAVITVLYVVAAERAKGPFFRGQD, encoded by the coding sequence GTGACGCTCCGGCGGGATTGGCGCAAGTGGGGCTTCGGGCTGGCGTTGCTGGCGGCCGTCATCCTCATCGCCACCCGCTGGACGGAGCAGCGGGAGTTCGCGCTGCTGCTGAGGCGCTCGGCGCCCGCCTGGCTGCTGCTCGCCGCGCTGCTCCAGGCGGCCACGTACCTGTCGCAGTCGGCCGTGTGGCGGTCCGTGCTGGCGAGGACGCCCTTCCGGGTTCCCCTGGGCGCGCTCTACGCGATGAGCGTCGCCAAGCTCTTCATCGACCAGGCCCTCCCCTCCGCTGGCGTCAGCGGCGCGGCGCTCATCGTCAACGGCCTGGGGCGGCGCGGCGTGGCCCGAGGCCCGGTCATGGCCTGCGTCGTGGTGGAGACGATGACCAACTACACCGCGCTCATCCTCGCGCTCCTGGTCGCCCTCGGCATGGCGGGTTGGGTCGGCGAGGCGCGGACGCTGGTGTGGCTCGGCACGGCGGCGCTCGTCATGCTCAGCGGCGCGCTCATCGCGCTGCTGCTGCGGCTGTCGCGCGGCGGCGCGCCCGTCCAGCCGCCCCGGCTCGTCGCCCGCATCCCCGGCATGAAGACGCTCCTCCAGGCGCTCGCCGAGGCCCCGGCCTCGCTCACGCACGACCCGCGCGTGCTGACCGAGGCCACCGGCTTCAACTTCATCATCCACCTGCTCGACGCGGCGACGCTCTGGGCGCTCCTGCGCTCCCTGGGCGTGGACGCTCCGCCCACGGGCGTCTTCAGCGCCTTCATGCTGTCCACGCTCGCCCGCACGCTGGGGGTCATCCCCGGAGGGCTGGGGACCTTCGAGGCCGCCTCCATCGGGTTGCTGAACCTGATGGGCGTCCCCCTGGAGGCGGCGCTGTCGGGGACGCTCCTCTTTCGCGGCTACAGCTTCTACGTGCCCCTGCTGCCAGGGCTGCTGCTCTCCCGGGGGGAGCTGCGGGAGCAGCGCGCAGCGGCCCGCCCTCCACCCATCGAACACCCCTGGGCCCTGCCCGCCCCGGCGCTCCGCGAGGCCCTGCGGACGACGCCCCAGGGGCTGTCCACGGACGAGGCCGCGCGGCGGCTGGAGCAATACGGCACGAACGCGCTGGAGGAGCGCCGGCCGCCGTCCCACCTCCGCGTCGTCTGGCTCCAGCTCCGCACGCCCCTGGTCCTCCTCCTCGTCTTCGCGGCGGTCATCTCCGCGTTCACGGGGAGCTGGAGCGACGCGAGCATCATCCTGGCCATCGTCCTCGGCAGCGTGCTGCTGGGCTCCTCGCGCGAGTACAAGGCCCAGGTCACCATCGCCCGGCTGCGCGAGCGCGTGGCGACCACGGTGGAGGTCCTCCGCGACGGGCGAACCGTCTCCGTGCCGCTGGCGGACGTCGTGCCGGGGGACGTCGTGCTGCTGTCGGCGGGAAGCGTGGTGCCCGCGGACGCGCGGGTGCTGGAGGCCACGGACCTCTTCGTCAGCCAGGCGATGCTGACGGGAGAGAGCTTCCCGGTGGAGAAGCGGCCCGGCGAGGCCGCCCCGGGAGCGGCGCTGGCCGGGCGCGACAACTGTGTCTTCCGCGGCACCCATGTCCGCAACGGCACGGCCAGGGCGCTCGTCGTGGCGACGGGCCGGGACACGGCCTTCGGCGGCATCGCGAGGCGGCTGACGCTGCGGGCGCCCGAGACGGAGTTCGACCGGGGCCTCCGTCAGTTCGGGCACGTGCTGCTCACCACCATGGTGGTGATGGTGCTGGCCGTCGTCACCGTGAACGTCCTGCTGGACAGGCCGCCCGTGGAGACGCTCCTCTTCGCCCTCGCCCTCGCGGTGGGGCTGAGCCCGGAGCTGCTGCCGGCCATCCTCAACGTGAACCTGTCCACCGGCTCGCAGGCCATGGCCGCGCGGGGCGTGCTGGTGCGCAGGCTGAGCGCCATCGAGAACCTCGGCGGCATGGACGTGCTGTGCACCGACAAGACGGGCACCCTGACGGAGGGCGTGGTCAGCCTCCACGGCGCCCATGACGCCGCGGGCCAGCCCTCGGAGGACGTGCTCGCGCTCGCCGCGCTCAACGCCGCGTTCCAGACGGGCCTGTCGAACCCGCTCGACGAGGCCATCCTCCGCGCGCGCCGCCCCCCGCCGGACGCCGCAGGGAAGCTCGGCGAGATTCCCTACGACTTCGTGCGCAAGCGCCTGTCGGTCATCGTCCGCCGGAAGGGAGAGGTCCAGCTCATCACCAAGGGGGCCTTCACGCAGGTCGTCCAGGTCTGCACCCACGTGGCGGACGGGGCGCCCCTGGACGCGAGGTGGAAGGAGGACCTCCAGCGACGCGCGGACGCGTGGGGCGAGCAAGGCGTGCGCATCCTGGCGCTGGCCACCCGCGCCATCGAGGCCCGGGAGCGCTACGCGCGGGAGGACGAGCACGCGCTGACCTTCAGGGGCTTCCTCGCCTTCATCGACCGGCCGAAGGAGGGAGCGCGGGAGGCCCTCCTGGAGCTGTCCCGGCTGGGGGTGGGCACCAGGCTCATCACCGGCGACAACCGCCGGGTGGCGGAGCACGTAGCCCGGCAGGTGGGGCTCGGCACCGCGCGGGTGCTGACGGGGGCGCAGCTCCACCAACTGACCGACGAGGCGCTGTGGCATCAGGCCGAGCTGACGGAGCTCTTCGTCGAGGTGGACCCGACGCAGAAGGAGCGCATCATCCTGGCGCTGAAGAAGCAGGGGCACGTGGTGGGCTTCCTGGGAGACGGGGTGAATGACGCCCCCGCCATGCACGCGGCGGATGCCAGCATCTGCGTCGACCACGCCGCGGTCGTGGTGGGGGAGGCCGCGGACTTCGTCCTGCTCCAGCGCCACCTGGACGTCGTCCGGCGCGGCATCGAGGAGGGACGCAGGACGTTCGCGAACACGCTCAAGTACATCCTCACCACGACGAGCGCGAACCTGGGCAACATGATGAGCATGGCGGCCGCCTCGCTGTTCCTGCCCTTCCTGCCGCTGCTGCCGGGGCAGATCCTCCTCAACAACTTCCTCTCCGACATCCCCGCCGTGGGGCTGGCGGGCGACAGCGTGGACCCCGAGCTGGTGGACCGGCCCCGGCGCTGGGACATGCGCCTCATCGGGCGCTTCATGGTCGCCTTCGGCCTGCTGAGCTCCTGCTTCGACCTGCTGACCTTCGGGGTGCTCCTGGGCCTGTTCCAGGCCGGCCCCGCGCTGTTCCGGACGGGCTGGTTCATCGAGTCCCTGTTGACGGAGCTGCTCATCGCGCTGGTGGTGCGCACGCGCCGGCCCTTCCTCCGCAGCCGGCCCGGAACCCTGCTGCTCGTCTCCACGGCGGCGGTCACCGTGTTCACCTTCCTCGTCCCCTGGCTCCCCTTCGCGGGCGCGCTCGGCTTCGTGCGGCCCCCCGTCACCCTGCTCGTGGCCGTGGCCGTCATCACCGTCCTCTACGTCGTGGCGGCGGAGCGGGCCAAGGGCCCCTTCTTCCGAGGACAGGACTGA
- a CDS encoding TVP38/TMEM64 family protein encodes MGTSSLPKDARRGLPSPWLQVLPLVLLLGGLALLASSDAFQALLHRVLDAAAPIIAEHPVRGAALFVLLSAVSAMLAFFSSALLLPVAIHAWGQALSALLLWVGWMVGGACAYGIARAWGRPVVRRLTSGRMLARYEARLSRHSSFGLVLLFQLAVPSEIPGYVLGLARYGLRRYLLVLAVAELPYAVGTVYLGASFLEQRTAVLLGLGVAGIVFGVWALHLLRKRLGA; translated from the coding sequence ATGGGTACCTCTTCCCTGCCAAAGGACGCGCGCCGCGGGCTCCCCTCCCCGTGGCTCCAGGTGCTCCCCCTGGTGCTGCTGCTCGGCGGCCTCGCGCTCCTCGCCTCGTCGGACGCGTTCCAGGCCCTCCTCCACCGCGTCCTGGACGCCGCGGCGCCCATCATCGCCGAGCACCCCGTCCGGGGCGCGGCGCTCTTCGTCCTCCTCTCCGCCGTGTCGGCCATGCTGGCCTTCTTCTCCAGCGCGCTGCTGCTGCCGGTGGCGATCCACGCCTGGGGCCAGGCGCTCAGCGCGCTCCTGCTCTGGGTGGGCTGGATGGTGGGGGGCGCCTGCGCCTATGGCATCGCCCGCGCATGGGGCCGCCCCGTCGTCCGCCGGCTCACCTCCGGCCGCATGCTCGCCCGCTACGAGGCGCGCCTCTCCCGGCACAGCTCCTTCGGCCTCGTCCTGCTCTTCCAGCTCGCCGTCCCCTCGGAGATCCCTGGCTACGTGCTCGGGCTGGCGCGCTATGGGCTGCGCCGCTACCTGCTCGTGCTCGCCGTGGCGGAGCTGCCCTACGCGGTGGGCACCGTCTACCTGGGGGCCAGCTTCCTCGAGCAGCGCACCGCCGTGCTGCTCGGCCTGGGCGTGGCCGGCATTGTCTTCGGCGTGTGGGCCCTCCACCTGCTGCGCAAGCGACTCGGCGCCTAG
- a CDS encoding cation-translocating P-type ATPase, protein MEQEHARPWHALLVEEVASRLDTGALGLRQATAKSRLARYGPNQLAEAPPTSALARLLHQFKSPLIYILLAAFAVTLLLGKTIDAGAIAAILVINAAIGFTQERRAEVSVRALTRLVSPRTRVIRDGHEWEVESRELVPGDLVLLESGTRVPADLRLVAATTLTVDESLLTGESASVHKQAGAVAEDAPLPDREDMAYTGTVVSSGRGRGYVVATGARTELGEIAGSIRGEAAAATPLQERMRRFARVVGLVVGGSSALGFLIGVVRGESTSDMFMLAVALAVAAVPEGLPVVLTITLALGVARMARRRAVIRRLPAIETLGSTTVIGSDKTGTLTENRMTVQELWAGGRFFSLSNEALLEDPRARPVEGAQDLAEHPPLYLLLLTGVLANEADVFQTERGQVTRGDPTEAALLLAGERLGLAHEALRGHWTSDAEIPFEPERQYSASLRSRDGRRALFLKGAPERVLAMSTAQLGEAGLEPLDAEAAHAAAAALAGRGLRMLAMAYRPLEEAPARPDAVEGPEGLTFLGLTGMMDPPREGVREAIARCQDAGIRVVMVTGDHVATARAIGRELGLTSDGAALTGTELAALDDAALLGRALEVDLYARVTPEQKLRVVRALQAGGEVVAVTGDGVNDAPALKAADIGVAMGRGGTDVAREASDMVLADDNFVSIAAAVEEGRVTFDNLRKVTFFLVSTGAAAVITLLSALTLGWPLPLLPAQLLWLNLVTNGLQDVALAFEPADPGVMARAPRPRREGFLSGLLWERTVVAGVVMAAGTLGVFHWELARTDSLPDARTAALTTMVLFQMFQVGNARSETQSVFARSPFSNPFLFWATAAALAVHVGALYFAPTQFVLRVVPLTDGGSWLRIVLVAASIIVAMELHKLLRRPSARDAPAAREGRG, encoded by the coding sequence ATGGAGCAAGAACACGCGCGGCCCTGGCATGCCCTGCTCGTGGAAGAAGTCGCGTCCAGGCTCGACACCGGGGCGCTCGGGCTGCGGCAGGCCACCGCGAAGAGCCGGCTGGCGCGGTACGGCCCCAATCAGCTCGCGGAAGCCCCACCCACCAGCGCCCTGGCGCGGCTGCTCCACCAATTCAAGAGCCCGCTCATCTACATCCTGTTGGCCGCCTTCGCGGTGACGCTCTTGCTTGGAAAGACCATCGACGCGGGGGCCATCGCCGCGATCCTCGTCATCAACGCGGCCATCGGCTTTACCCAGGAGCGTCGGGCCGAGGTCTCCGTGCGGGCGTTGACGCGGCTGGTGTCGCCCAGGACGCGCGTCATCCGCGACGGGCACGAGTGGGAGGTGGAGAGCCGGGAGCTGGTGCCCGGAGACCTGGTGCTGCTGGAGTCGGGCACGCGGGTGCCGGCGGACCTCCGGCTGGTGGCCGCCACGACGCTGACCGTCGACGAGTCGCTGCTCACCGGCGAGTCCGCCTCCGTGCACAAGCAGGCGGGCGCCGTGGCCGAGGACGCGCCGCTGCCGGACCGGGAAGACATGGCCTACACGGGCACGGTGGTGTCCAGCGGGCGGGGACGCGGCTATGTCGTGGCCACCGGGGCGCGCACCGAGCTGGGGGAGATCGCCGGCAGCATCCGCGGTGAGGCCGCCGCCGCCACGCCGCTGCAGGAGCGGATGCGCCGCTTCGCGCGGGTGGTGGGGCTGGTGGTGGGAGGGAGCTCGGCGCTGGGCTTCCTCATCGGCGTGGTGCGGGGCGAATCCACCTCCGACATGTTCATGCTCGCGGTGGCGCTGGCGGTCGCCGCGGTGCCCGAGGGGCTGCCCGTGGTGCTCACCATCACCCTGGCGCTGGGCGTGGCGCGCATGGCGCGGCGGAGGGCCGTCATCCGCAGGCTGCCGGCCATCGAGACGCTGGGCAGCACCACCGTCATCGGCTCGGACAAGACGGGCACGCTGACGGAGAACCGGATGACGGTGCAGGAGCTGTGGGCCGGGGGCCGCTTCTTCTCGCTTTCGAACGAGGCCCTGCTGGAAGACCCGAGGGCCCGCCCCGTCGAGGGCGCGCAGGACCTGGCCGAGCACCCTCCCCTGTACCTGCTGCTCCTGACGGGCGTGCTCGCGAACGAGGCCGACGTGTTCCAGACGGAGCGCGGCCAGGTGACGCGCGGGGACCCGACCGAGGCGGCGCTGCTGCTGGCGGGGGAGCGGCTGGGGCTGGCGCACGAGGCCCTCAGAGGCCACTGGACCTCCGACGCGGAGATTCCCTTCGAGCCCGAGCGGCAATACTCCGCGAGCCTCCGGAGCCGCGACGGGCGCCGCGCCCTCTTCCTGAAGGGGGCGCCGGAGCGGGTGCTGGCCATGAGCACCGCGCAGCTCGGCGAGGCGGGGCTGGAGCCGCTCGACGCGGAGGCCGCGCACGCCGCGGCGGCGGCGCTGGCGGGCCGGGGCCTCCGGATGCTGGCCATGGCCTACCGCCCGCTGGAGGAGGCCCCCGCGCGGCCTGACGCGGTAGAGGGCCCCGAGGGCCTCACCTTCCTGGGGCTGACGGGGATGATGGACCCACCCCGGGAGGGCGTGCGCGAGGCCATCGCGCGCTGCCAGGACGCGGGCATCCGGGTGGTGATGGTGACCGGCGACCACGTGGCGACGGCGCGCGCCATCGGCCGGGAGCTGGGGCTGACGAGCGACGGCGCGGCGCTGACGGGGACCGAGCTGGCGGCGCTGGACGACGCGGCGCTCCTCGGGCGGGCGCTGGAGGTGGACCTCTACGCGCGGGTGACGCCAGAGCAGAAGCTGCGGGTGGTGCGCGCGCTCCAGGCCGGGGGCGAGGTGGTGGCGGTGACGGGCGACGGCGTGAATGACGCGCCAGCGCTCAAGGCGGCGGACATTGGCGTGGCCATGGGCCGAGGCGGGACGGACGTGGCGCGCGAGGCCTCCGACATGGTGCTGGCGGACGACAACTTCGTGAGCATCGCCGCGGCGGTGGAGGAAGGGCGCGTCACGTTCGACAACCTGCGCAAGGTGACGTTCTTCCTGGTGAGCACGGGGGCGGCGGCCGTCATCACGCTCCTCTCCGCGCTGACGCTCGGGTGGCCGCTGCCGCTGCTGCCCGCGCAGCTCCTGTGGCTCAACCTGGTGACGAACGGGCTCCAGGACGTGGCGCTGGCCTTCGAGCCCGCGGACCCCGGGGTGATGGCGCGAGCACCGCGCCCGAGGCGAGAGGGGTTCCTCTCGGGGCTGCTGTGGGAGCGCACGGTGGTCGCCGGGGTCGTCATGGCCGCGGGGACGCTGGGGGTGTTCCACTGGGAGCTGGCCAGGACGGACTCGCTCCCGGACGCGCGGACGGCGGCGCTCACGACGATGGTGCTCTTCCAGATGTTCCAGGTGGGCAATGCCCGCTCGGAGACGCAGTCGGTGTTCGCACGCAGCCCGTTCTCCAATCCCTTCCTGTTCTGGGCCACGGCCGCGGCGCTCGCCGTCCACGTGGGCGCCCTCTACTTCGCCCCCACGCAGTTCGTGTTGAGGGTGGTGCCGCTGACGGACGGAGGCTCGTGGCTGCGAATCGTCCTGGTGGCCGCGTCCATCATCGTGGCCATGGAGCTGCACAAGCTGCTGCGGCGGCCCTCCGCCCGTGATGCCCCGGCCGCACGGGAGGGACGCGGGTGA